The Nicotiana tomentosiformis chromosome 9, ASM39032v3, whole genome shotgun sequence genome contains the following window.
CAGCCATGCCACCACTGTCGTCTTCTAGACCACCAACTTCATTATCAGTGCCATTATCTGTGCCAGCTTCATCCACTTGTCTACAGACTGTGCTGCGAGTCTCcaagacattggcgagtctcaacaactggatgtaggcagctacttcaaagttgtctgacatatcTAGTGTTGTTGCAGCATAGTCAGCAGCCCCAGCAGCACCATAGGTACCTTTGTCAGTGGAGGAATCATTGAAAAAGATACTGAAAAACTAGAAGACCATTATGAAGACTCTAGTGGCGCATGGGGAGGTCATTGAGGAGTTGGGAAAGCAAACAAAGAAGATGCGGTAGTCTCAGGCATCGAAGAGgtcagtggacaagttgaggaaAGTGGTTGCCAAAATTGCATCTGCTGGAGATCTACCACTGGACATACCTATAGAGGGAGCACCTTCAGCACCAGCAGTACCAGAGGCATCACATATAGCAGCCgaccagtctgaggagccggttgcgactgcccacaccgctgaggagatgatccagatgctcagcaaccctgTTGTCCCTCAACCAGTTGATGATGAAATACAGCTAGAGGAGATAGAGGGTGTTGCGGATCCCatgcagactgagaccacatagggagttatCTTAACTCTTTACCCTTccctgttcttatttttgttaagcatttgggacaatgcttatttttattcggggggtggtctattttgattgattGACATTGACATGTGGCCTGTAATAACTCTCATACTATTTttcctttatctttattttctctttggtatgtatatattctcccattcatttgatgtatatattcactctcccttatgtatatatattcattttacttcggtttgtatattcatttattttgctttccgtagtttatttcgtagcttttttactttgtctttcttagtagtataacttcttatttactttagtagtttcttttttatttgttagcttctttttacgtttgagtgatcaataagcctttggttttcttaatgccatgattctttccaaaggtggattttgtgtgaaccgggtggctcttcccaacgatggatggcgtgacaaccttcttaagagattgagtccgttttattttatgtttaggcaaatatagtagtaatgaataaaagggtctcAAGCATGTTTCACTtagtaccaacacatttacctccaaccttatggttaaaaacaaagttgttggcataaaatagctctagttgtgaccttttgactcttgtgttgacttaaatagttatcgagtggttcagtcgagccatttgtgattctcaatattaactagggttattgtgggccctcgactccggTCTCTTTTGCAATTCAACAGCGTGAAGGGGAGGTATTGAATTGTAAGTCCAAGTTCCAgtgctaatagtctagaacttgccctgaatatttttttaggcgaaattctaagtgtagcttggcttgaaaaatgattgtaggctctccttgatcagATTTGAAGTTTGAAATCTTCCATTTCCcaccaatgtgatatccctagtcaacccttttgagcctaagccttctttcttttaataattacgttacaagcctttatccgttttgtaatgaccctatcttggcacccaatctttccttagcattattGAGAAACAATTGGCAAAAACATACGTTTGGGGGAtggacgaggagtttgaaagttaaaaaaggtacaaagaagagaaagaaaaggaaaaaaaagggaaggcaaagaaaagaaagaaagaataaaaagaaaaatgccaaaaagaaagtaaATAAGGTAGAAAGTCGAAGGGATTCAAAGTAAACAATGATGAAGAGCATggagtaaatagaaaaggagaaaaatgaatgtcatgaccaataaagagtgacgttacgtctctctagttcccccgaggaaAAAGGAATTGACTCAAAGGGTCGATAAAGTATGAgccaaagagaaaatggagtgcttaaggaaagataaaATCATTATATTCCAATAagtcctaccttagtccaaaatccttcattacatcccgTAAAAGCActacatgatttcaagttgagtgagcttaaaTTAGTTGTGATTTAcctaaggggcaagcttatggtacttagagccggacttgtggcattcttttgagagagatgagcgagcTTTTCACAATCCTTGCATCGAGTGTTACATTCAAAAGTGAGATATGCTAAtgaagagtagaggaggaggagtttgggatccacaatgacctacatgaaggagcgagcttccttgatgaataaagtcaactcttgatcctctagtgtcacattaaaattattgtactcaaaaagtcaaattattgcattgttgataattcatacgtattgtgggtaattgttggtcccaattgatatgtgattgattcaccttaggccagaTAAAATATCCCTTTTTCTAGCGTAGGTGggaattgccttaattgcttgagtacaagcaaaatcttaagtttgggggagttgataagtagggattttgaccgctaaTTTTCTCTgttttacttgcgttttagctcaaaaatgcttaaaggtattcgcgggaactaataaaatgtgctttcgtgcAGGAATATTAGGAGACGAGCCAAAGAagtaaaaatcaactcaaaaggAGTCAAAATTGGACAAAGACCAAAATAAGGCAAAAATACTtatagtgcggaccgcacaatactgtgtgcggccgcaaacaaagAAGAATCCCTGTCAGATTAGCTTttgagtatgcggaccgcataattttggtgcggccgcagaagagagATTCAAAGAGTTGGAATTTTGGGCAAGCTCactattatgcggcccgcaaacgaCCAGAATCAGAGAGCCTTGATTGAAGCTGTGCgaaccgcactattattgtgcggtcgCGGGATTCAAAGGTGCAGCCGCAttcataattatgcggtccgcagaagaaggTCCAAGTCCCAACCCAAGTCAAGTGTGCGGCCGTACTCAAAAAtgtacggaccgcataattagatgaagtgcggccgcatccCACTTTTTTGAGGCCACAGAAGGCCCAGTGGACTAGTCAAGCTCATAGTGCGGAGCGCACTCAGAATTAtacggccgcacaacctccgcaggggcatttttgtcagatattttcagcttagtataaatagaacttttaaCATTTTTAGGGTAGGTTTTGTTTTAGGAGAACACCTGAGcagtttttctttactgttttgagtaatattgtactagattagcttctaaacattagattttctttccctaatcaattattatgcattctatcttaattttgtcttgtatttattcatttttcatgagtagataaatttctagctagggttgtggcccaaccctagtgtgggtacttaatgagtgtttgatttaggacttgtttgtgattgggttagtgatatttagtctagttcttgcttgaattcaagaattaatgtttgcaaacattgattcatgcctaattgacttagtctctacttgagaaagagagatgaagtctaggaaaacttggctaacaagaaattggggcgAACTCAAGAAAttaatagccccaattaaagggttgaatctagagatagtaagactcGACTTGAgaatttatcacttgttttgtgcaatacccatttggacttgagaaagacaaattggggaaaatcactcaaactaccgagaggtatagagtttACGTGGTAATGTTGTTAATGAACTATCGTCCCCCGTAAAGCTGCCCTAACTAAAATAATAAGAGCATTTGACGAGTTAATCCCATCACACTATGGCTAATAATATATTGATACACCCTCTTGCACCGCTACTCGCAACACTTAATAATATCCTCACTGCATTCAAAATCTTACATATTGCCAAATCTTTTCCAAAATAAGCTCAAATACTATAATTTTCATATAACTATGTATCAACAAAAAGTATCGGTAAAACAATGGTAAAGAATATAATATAAATACGCTCTAATCTTGACACTATCATTTTGATATCTATGTTCTTGTGACTTGTGAGTTTAGTCAGAGTCAAACTTGGATTTGCATTGTGCTATTGCACAAACTTCGCGCGAACTTCGCAAAGCTTCTAGGACTTCTTATGTGATCGCTCATGCGTTTGAGCGGACTTCGCTCAAGCTTCACGAGTTCCTCCACTATCTTTATGTGATCGGGCAAAACTTGAATTTGAAGTTTATCATTTCATAAATTTGTTATAGAACTCATATCTCATTTTAATTACTGTGttcacaattaaatatttatatatatttaataaatttcgtaatgtaaatataatatttaagcaAAAGTGACTAGATTCAGCCGAACTCGTATAGGCTAGCTCCACCTCTAGCAAGTTGAATCCACGGCCACAAAGTCAATATGCAGGTTAATTACTTGTTACAATAGATAAATATGACCAGATAGTACAAAAAATCTTTACATTATCGTAAGTTAAAATCTTTACAAAGTTCTGGTTGATGTGTATTACTCCTATGAGTTTAATCAGAGTTACTGAACATAACTTGGACTTTGTATCCTTACCACCTTTCCTTTTCGCAAGAATAGTATCTGAGCTCTTAACTTTAAAATCATATAGTTTTGTCACATTTGTCCTTTATTCCATGTAATGAATTGCATTACCAAAACATAAATAGCAAATTAAAGTCGTAAGAGTTTTGAAATTACTGCTTGGAGAATATGCCTTCCTCTGTTCTATTTGTAATGTGTGGCGCCCCTGTTGTTCTTATCTACATAGATGTGATAGAATACGAAGCTTCTTGTTATATAGCTTTAACTAACCTCTCTTTGTTCGTATTTTCTTACCTTTAATTATTAGTCCTAACCTTCCTTGTTAAATATAatattgtaagattgttcctccattaactcgtgctttgctctaactttcagtaaatggcacctaagaagaaggcaagaactggccaagtagctaatgtcaccccaggagtggccgttgattctatatttgatgatgtgggtgagcaccggaggggtgaggatattcccgcAATTACTACCCTGCAtgattctactacaactgatcagatcgcacatgtccctacacctaccgagggtgcaacggtccctgcAACAGATATTTCAGTTCTACCCCCAGCTTCCGATTTCGGTGTTTCTGATGGGATCTTaagggagccatacaaatgttggctctgatagtggcttcccaggcccagagatcgaatgTTGTACCTACTTCTTCTAGTCTGCATGGGATTTCCACCAGTTCCAAAGTGAACAGGTTTCTTTAGTTAGATCCTCCGGTGTTCGCGGATACTAaccccgaggaggacccccaggacttcattgatgagatgcacaagactctccgagttattcATGCTACTGAGATGGAGGCAGTTgtgttggcctcctaccgcctgaaagaggtggcatattcttggtttgagctatgtgaggagtcccgtgaggaagGAATtcctccggcgaggtggagtgagtttgctgattCTTTCattgaccatttcttgcctgtcgagactaaggcagcccgtgctgcaGAGTTTGAGAGCccgaggcaaggtagcctgagcgTGTGGAAGTATCATATAAGGTTCGCGCACCtatccaagtatgctatttatatgttgcccactatggaggctagagtgcgccattTTGTACAAGGCCTTatccctttggttattaatgaggccgccaCGACTGCCTTAAATTCTGATATGAATTATGGAATAATGGTGGCGTTCGCTCAAGCTACGAAGGATCGAAAGTTAAGAGGAAAGATGGAGCAAGATAATAACAAAAAGACCCGATCCGCGGGCAATCTTAGTGGCTCCTATAGTAGGGGTAATGGTGGAAAGGCATTACATAGGAGAGTGTCATCCAGACCCACGCAGTCAGTTGCTTATTCTTCAGCTAGAGCACTACCATCATGACCTGATCAGCAGCGGTGGGGCCATAGTAACCAAGGTAACAAGGGGTCTTATCAGCAGGTCCAGTCAAGCGGGGATTATCAGCTGCAACAGAGGCCCCCATGTCCCCAGTGTAGGAGGCGTCATTTGGGGGTGTGCCGACGTGGCACTGATGAATGTTTCAGGTGCGAAGTCAAGGGCCATTAGCTAAGGCACTACCCCAACAGCCAAGGGACAGTAAGTAAGTCCCTCAACCCCATTTTCCCTTGTTTCATGATGTGTGTGAATGTGTGTGACCATAGAGTTTTGTGCCATGTATGCTTGATCATGGGATGGTACTTCCTTATATGTTTGGAACTTCAACCACGGTAATTTTAACTCATACGGTAATGATAATGTGTGATCGCAATAGGTTTTGGTAGGGAGGATTAGAGGTGTTAACCCAAGGTTATAAAGCGACTAAAGTGATTAGAAAGGATGTCTAACGGGGGTGATCATATAAGAGAAAGATGTGGGTGAAGGTGTATGCCCTTACTCACTCTATAGGCGTATGTGCATAAGCTTTTTTATATGAGAAAAAGCAATTTGATTGTTATATTTCAATATCCAAGTATGGGAAGACGTGTTCAGAATATTGCACGAATGTTGCATGAGGCTAAAGGTCAATGCTAGAAATTTGAAGATCATATTTCGTATTGTCTCTTAAAAGTAGAGATTCGGGAAGAGCAAGAAAAGTTGTGAGGTTCCCACAAGGATGTACTCTATTATGTCGAATCATGACTGGGTCAATGAGTGGCTACAGGAATGTATTTTTAGGAGTATAGGCAAAGGAAGGCCGTGATTATCGTGTATTGGGTTATTACTCCACTGGTTTGTGTGTCGTGTGGTGGGAGATCAAAAGTTGCCCATAGATGGTCCAAAGTTGGTATGGCAGAGTTGATAGGGGCCAGAACTCGTTCACTAATTTATGAAGAAAGTCAACATCATCACGGAATTGTTGTGTTAAAAGAATGCTAGGAGTTTATTTTCTACGAGTGGCGTCCAAACTTGTATAGTGTATGCAAATTCTCCAACTGATAATACAATGCCTAGGATGTCATGGTTGGTGTTGTTTTCAAGTCTGTGGTACAATGTGGTGTTATCTATatattgttaggattggtttctgggattctctaacaggtggataggcctagttacaggggataCTCTgacaaaaattttgaaaatttagagaGTTAGTAAAAAATTTAGAATTGCTGGTGTGTGTTATAGCAGCTAAGCCACATTGAATGCTAGtgacggattttgaccctcaatcgaggacgaatgatcctaagtggggaagaatgtaaggccccgtaaaatttcgtaaaggaatttaaggtttcgagGTGCCGAGGTGggtttacgtgtttgaggattgtagaggaaaatgttttggcagaaaaagacatttatgcggcccactatgcggtcgcagaatcactctgtgggccgcagaatggccgcagagtgaagcagtaattGGGCAAGTTTGGAGGAAagtctgcggtgcattatacgacAGCAGAACAGGTTTGCGGGCCGCAAAACTGCCACAGACCCAACCCGTATGTcccagggggagttaatacgcgttgtactctttttcctttacaaggttttgtcccactgagttttccttgaaggttttaacgaggcaaccaaaaggcgtatttataaacacgtgtactcttttttctttactAGGGTTCTTTTTAgaggttttttcctaataaggttttagcAAGGCACATTGTCTATGGACATCCAAGCGggggtgttataagaaaaatcaaattatgatgcatgtctactcttcctccattatCTTCCTCCATAATCTTCataatgcttaatgacatattaaATGACATatctttcttcacttttcatgcctatataaaggacttgtaatagataggaaaatacacacaattgaagaagaaaatctcttctttctctctatctctatttcttgttcatgttttactaaattgcctttatttcataacacgttatcatcACAAATTAGCTTCTACTCAAGTCCGATCCGGCACACACGTTATCAGcaaaaatttagccacttttcatgtattataaatctgaacgaaaacaccgTTAAAAATCCAAATTTATAATATTAGCCCCATTAACCGAATTCGACCCTATTGCTTGTTAATAACCCTTAAGAAAGCTGACTGATGGGTCCTCCACATCGTCGAAGATCCACCGGCAAGTTCAGGCAACAAATTatccaaatccccaaattcaATATTAGATTTTTCTGGCTCCACACCCAACTCCAACCCCAATGAAAATGGCTGCAGGGTATATTTATGGCCCACTTGGTGGTATATTAACTTAAAACAAAAGATGGTTCATGACCTAATTAAATCACAAGGGAGCatgatatttatatataatatatatatatatatatatatatatatatatatatatatatatatatataagtgaaaTATAAAAGATCATCACTTACATGCTTAGCTAAGGCTAGGGAACATAACTGATCCCTAGACCACACATACAAGTAGCGAGCTATAGCTTATATGGTAGGGATCTTTGCCAAATCCCCCAACACCACGAGAGGTGAAAGCTCGGGTGGATGGATTAatctaaaatttaaaaaaaaaaaaaaaaaagcttcatCACATACATATTATACATAACTACAATAGCCAACCTGCAGCAGGCACTAATTAATAAGCCAAAGTTGTTGATTTTCTCTTAGAATAATCAGATAAAACAATTCCTCCATATAACTTTACAGCTTCATGACTGTTGATAACTCTCCCTTGAATGGCAGAAGCTGGTTTCAGCTGAATAATATGAGACTTCTGTGGTTGGTATGAAGCAGAAAAAGAAGGCCTTTTCTTTCTTTCATACATTTCGTCAACAAGAGTAAAACCTTCTTGGCCTATCTTAGAAATGTCTTTCTTTGGTGCCATATATTTAGGTGTTGGCGAATTAAAGTGTTAAAACTAGAAAGAATTTCTTTTGGTTTGGCTATAGAAAGAAGAAATGTTGGTTGTGTTTATTGCATAGTCTAATGGATAGAGTCCCTTTATATAAAGGTGTTTGTTCAACAATGTCCTTACCCTTAATTCTAactttctttgattcctttgagaTATGTGTTGCGAGATTATTAAAGCATGAAAAAGGCCGTGGGAATTAGTCTCTCCATCCATACAGGAGGTAAATAAATATCACTTGGGATAATTAAATATGAAAGCAGTCATATATATTCGATTTCATTTTGATTTGACTCGTCACATACAACTTTATTAAAATCTAAAATATCACTGTGTTACATGTCGCAGTTGTTCTTAATTATGTTGTTAAAATCTAAATATCTATTTCAACAAGCTATAGTAGCCTATGCCTATCTTTTTTTATCCAAGACGAATTTTCTTATGTAATCTTAATTAGTACGTAGAGTAGGTGTCTTGGCAAATACccaagaaagaaaaataagaagtctgtgcataaaaagggaaaatattttgTATCGTCATTTACGAGCAAcctttttgattttttcttttagGTCACAAATAATTCACTATTTTTAAATATTGAAGTGCAAACAATTTTAAGTAGTAGTTTATTGGTCATCAATATTTGCAAATACTTGTGATATTTTAAATACTAGTGATATTTCAAGATCTTTATACAAATAACTGGCTGGATTCGCTGTTTGCTTGCCAATATACATAAATTACACGGATTGTACAcagttatacacatattatatacaGAGTCGGATGCAGTATAGTATCatcgggttcaactgaacccataacttttgacgcagaataaaaatttatgtgtaaaacttcattaaaattacaaaaattagtagatatgaacccataactttaaaaatataataggctCAATACTAAAAACTTTAAAAGTTGAACTCATAATATTTAAaatctggatccgcctctgattaTATATGGATTAGTTATTTatcgactatttttagtttaaacggTTTAATAAATGTCTATTTAGGTTTTTTTTAATTGACGCCCAATTAACATCCATGGTGATGTCACCGCCATGACCTAATCTTGGCTTAGTGGAAAAAATTCGAAGGGGAAAAAGCGCCAAAGAAATGCTattttgttataagaaaaattaaattatggtggatgtctactcttcctccatgattttctcaaatgcttaatgacat
Protein-coding sequences here:
- the LOC138898539 gene encoding uncharacterized protein, translated to MHKTLRVIHATEMEAVVLASYRLKEVAYSWFELCEESREEGIPPARWSEFADSFIDHFLPVETKAARAAEFESPRQGSLSVWKYHIRFAHLSKYAIYMLPTMEARVRHFVQGLIPLVINEAATTALNSDMNYGIMVAFAQATKDRKLRGKMEQDNNKKTRSAGNLSGSYSRGNGGKALHRRVSSRPTQSVAYSSARALPS